The Pontibacter korlensis sequence CGCTTCGCAGGGGCTTTACCCGCTGCCGCTTATAAAGTACAGGTACTGTATACCCCACGGATATTACTGCCAGGTGCAGCAAAAACCAGAGGTTTATTTCTATACCTGACCAAAAGTATGCTGCTACAGCTGCACCTATACTTACTAGTCCGAGTATAGCCAACTCTCGCTTATGGCGCTGCCCCCATGCAGGGTTATTTTTGTTTATCTGCTGGCACGGGCGGCGCAGGATACTCTGTACGCTACTAAGGTTGTAGGTAAAAAGCGTAGCCAGAAACACAAACACTGCCATAGTCCACGACACAGGAAGCCCCGCTAACAGATAGGTTTCTACCGTAAGAGCAAAGCCACAGAAAGAGATAAACACACTGCTATACAGCAGCGCTTCCAGCAGCCTATAGGGCAAGCTGGTTGCTTTTCTTCTTCCGTTGTGCCTGGTCCATTCCATCCTACTTTGCAATTACGCAACAATTCATTGCTCAATCAAACACAGCTGCTCTTGTGTAAGCTGCTATCTGCAATTTGTGCATTAGTGTTTTTTGCTATGATCTCAACAACGGCAGCACTTTATAGTTGCCTGCCATTTCCTGCTATACTGCTGGCCGTAAAAATAGAAAGCCCGGCACAGAATACTCCACGCCAGGCTTAACAGGAAAAGTAATAAGGTTATAGTGCTCTTTCTTTCTTTGTTGGCTCACCGAAAGTGGTGTTGTAAAGCTCAATGCTGTCCTGAATAATTTTGTAAGCATGCTCACGACCTAGGAACTGCTCTACGATCACCTCTTTGTTTTCAAGCTTCTTATAGTCCTCAAAGAAACGACGCATCTCTAGCAGCGTGTGTGGAGGCAGCTCAGAGATATCATTGATGTGACGCACCGACATGTCGTTATAAGCCACAGCGATGATTTTATCATCCTCCTCGTTATTATCTATCATCTGCATCACACCGATTACCTTCGCATCTATCAAACACATTGGCTGTACATCGATAGAGCAGATTACCAGTATATCAAGAGGGTCTTTGTCGTCGCAGTAAGTCTGTGGGATGAAACCGTAGTTAGCCGGATAATTTACTGACGAGAACAGTACACGGTCTAGCTTCAGCATTCCGCTTTCCTTATCCAACTCATACTTTGCCTTCGATCCTTTAGGAATCTCAATGATAGCTGTTACCACTTCTGGCGCCATATCGCCGTAGCTCACGCTATGCCATGGATTGTTGTTGTCCATATTCTCCATTTTCATCTTTGGTTTTAAACACGCCGTCAATTAATTCTCTTCTTCAGGCGCTATGGTTTTATTTCATATATACTTGTAATGGCTTGCCTACACTTCCGTTTGGCTCCTGTATATACAGCCAAGCGGCGATAGTGGCGGCAATATCTGATACGGCTGCCTCGGCCTCACTTTCTCCGGCTTTTACGTTCCAGCCGTACCATACTAATGGCACGTGTGTATCGTAGTTAGCCTGTGATCCATGCGTAGTACCTTTCGGATCGCTGCCGTATCCTTCAAACCACCCTGGCTCCAGCAGCAGCACAACATCACCAGAGCGTTTGGCATTAAAGCCGCTTTCTACACGAGCCATCATGCCTGTGCCCCAATTGCTGCTTTGCAATGTGGCAGCTGGTACAGCACGCATCACTCCGTCAAAGCGCAATACATAATCAGCTACTCGCTGCTGTACTTCCGCTCTGGCAAGCTTTTTACTGTCTATCAAATTACGGTTCAGGTACACCTGCTGGTTTATATAGCGCTCTACCCAATCGCCTTTGCCATACAATTTGTCCAGGTAGGCATCAATAGAGTCGCGCACAACATGAGAGGTAGCTACACCTGCAGGCACTTTCATGCTTTGCATGTAAGCTGGTACGTGTGCCGCACCATGGTCAGCACTTAAGAAGAAAAGTACCTCTCCCTTGCCTACTTCATTCTCAATTGTGCTTATCAGTTCTGCTATTTCCTGATCCAGACGTAAAAAAACATCCTCAGCTTCGATAGAGTTCGGTCCAAAAGAATGGCCTACGTAATCTGGAGTAGAAAAGCTTACCGCAAGAAAGTCAGTTACGTCATCTTTTCCTAAACCTTCACCACGTAGTGCTGCCAGAGCAAAGTCTTTGGTGATGGTATTTCCTGCAGGTACAGAACGTATCAATTCAAAGTCTTTGCCACGTATTGCAGGCAAATTGTGCGGAAAAACCGGCTTCTGCTCTCCGCTTAAAGCTCTCTCCCATGGCATATCATCGGCAGTGCTCTCCGTGTACTGCTCAATTGGCAGTAACGTTTCCCAAGGCTGGCTTAGGTACTGATCCGCTAGCTTCCGGTTGTTAAACTCCTGAGCCCACTGTGGCAGTTGCTCGTGGTAATAAGTACTTGTAATCCAGTTGCCACTTTCAGAGTCGAACCAGTAAGCGCCATTGGCCAAGTGGCCCGCGGGCAGTATAGATCCTCTATCTTTCAGTGCCACCCCTACTACCTTCGCTTCCTTGTTGGTTGCAAGGCGCAATTCGTCTGTAATAGTTGTTGTTTTGAGGTTAGCCGGCGACATCAGGCCTGCATCAGAGGTGCTACCTACCGTCTTTACCGTCTTGTCCTCCACACAATATACTACCTTTTTCTGATCCCGCTCATACCAGTTGTTTCCTATGATGCCATTGAGCGCTGGTACACTGCCTGTGTATACCGATGCATGCCCCGGACCAGTGTATGTTGGAACATAGCTGTACTGTGCGTTTTTGAAGTTAAAGCCCTGCGACAGCATTTTTCTAAAGCCGTCGTTGCCATACTTGCTCCAGTAGCGGTACAGGTAGTCGTAGCGCATCTGGTCCACCACAATTCCAACTATCAGTTTAGGTCGCTGCTGGATAGGGTCCGCTTGTACAGTTTGTGCACTGCTTTCTGCAGATGCAGTAGGTGCATTGGGTGTTGTTCCGGCACAAGCACTCATCAGCAGAACGCTTGCGGTCATCACTTTTGCTCTTGTTACTTTTTTCAGCAACTCTTTGTATCTCATTTTACTATAGTTCGGTTACTACAAATATAATAAGTACAGCCTACTATTCTTGTCAGATTGCACTGCCTTTGTGGGTTTATCAATTTGTTAATATACCTTTTGGCACAGTACCCACAAAAATAAGCAGCGCCCACTTGTATCGGTGGGCGCTGCTCCTGATTTCTTTTGCTCCTGTTTATTCTGCAGCCAAGGCCTCGGCACCACCCACGATCTCCAGGATCTCTTTGGTGATGGCTGCCTGACGCGTTCTGTTGTAAGTTAGCTTTAACTGCTTCAGTAGCTCACCTGCGTTTTCAGTCGCTTTATCCATGGCCGTCATACGGGCACCATGCTCAGATGCATTAGATTCCAGTACCGCTTTGTATACTTGTATCTTCAGCGATTTTGGTATTAGCTCCTCAATGATCTGCTCTTTTGATGGCTCAAATGTATAGTCAATCAACAAAGCTGCAGCGTCTACCTCCTCAGCTGGTTTCTCCACGATTGGGAGGAACTGCTCCTGGCGCAAGATCTGCGTTGCTACGTTTTTGAACTCGTTGTAAACTATTTCTACCTGGTCGAACTCTCCTGCTACGAAACCAGCCATAGCACGCTCAGCTGCTACACGTACTGTGTCGAAAGAAAGGTTTGCGAAGGTATTGCTGTAGTCACCGATAACATTGTAGCCTCTCTTGCGGAAGGCATCAAAGCCTTTGCGGCCGATAGTCAGGATGGTCAGGTTACCTGCTTCGTACTGGCTTCTGTATTTATCAGCAATCAGCGCGTTCACACCTTTCACAATGTTGGAGTTAAAAGCACCAGCCAAACCACGGTCAGAGGTTACCGCAATAATCAGCACCCTGTTCACGTCACGCTTCTCTGTGTACGGATTCTCTACAGCACCCTCAGCCATTGACGAAAGATTTGTCAGGATACCGCTCAAGCGCTGCGCATATGGGCGCATACGTAAGATGTTGTCCTGAGCACGTCTTAGCTTAGCAGCCGACACCATTTTCATGGCTTTTGTAATCTGCTGCGTAGACGATACAGATGTAATGCGGCTTCTAACCTCTTTTAAACTTGCCATATTTAGTTGCTATGAGCAAAAGCTGAGGTTAAAGTCTTTTGCCTCTAACCTCAGCCTCTTTACTTAAAGTCTATTTGTTATACTTCGAAGCAGTTTCCTTTGCTACCTGCTTGATAACAGCAGTAGTTTCGTCATCCAGCTTACCAACTCTCAATGCATTAAGAGCGTTAGCGTGCTGAGCGCGTAATGTGCGCAGGAAGTCTTTCTCAAAGTTTCTTACCTCATTAACCGGAACACTATCCAGCAGACCGTTAGTGGCTGCATAGATGGTAGCTACCTGCTCTTCTACCGGTACCGGAGAGAACTGTGCCTGCTTCAGGATTTCTAGGTTACGACGACCACGCTCGATTGTCAGCTTCGTAGCAGCATCCAGGTCAGAACCGAATTTAGCAAAAGCCTCAAGTTCGCGGAACTGAGCCTGATCCAGCTTCAGTGTACCTGCTACTTTCTTCATCGACTTGATCTGAGCAGAACCACCTACGCGTGATACCGAAATACCAACGTTAATAGCCGGACGGATACCTGCGTTGAAGAGGTTAGTCTCTAAGAAGATCTGACCATCCGTAATCGAAATCACGTTAGTCGGAATATAAGCAGAAACGTCACCAGCCTGTGTCTCGATAATTGGAAGGGCTGTTAATGAGCCACCACCTTTTACCAAATGTCTGATAGACTCTGGTAGGTCATTCATGTTTTGAGCGATCTCGTCCGATGCATTGATTTTAGCAGCACGCTCCAGAAGGCGAGAGTGCAGATAGAATACGTCACCTGGGTAAGCCTCACGTCCTGGTGGGCGACGAAGCAACAGAGATACTTCACGGTAAGCAACAGCTTGCTTAGAAAGGTCGTCATAAACTACCAGTGCAGGACGGCCAGTATCACGGAAGAACTCACCGATAGCAGCACCTGTAAATGGCGCGAAGAACTGCATTGGAGCAGGATCAGCGGCAGAAGCAGCTACTACTACAGTATAATCCATGGCACCACCTTCTTGCAGGGCTTTAACCACCTGAGCTACTGTAGATGCTTTTTGACCAACAGCTACGTAGATACAGAAAACAGGCTCGCCTCTGTCGTAGAATTCACGCTGGTTCAGGATAGTATCGATAGCAACCGCAGTCTTACCAGTCTGGCGGTCACCGATAATCAATTCACGCTGGCCACGGCCGATCGGAATCATTGAGTCGATCGCCTTGATACCAGTTTGCATTGGCTCGTTTACTGGCTGACGGAAAATAACACCCGGTGCTTTACGCTCCAGTGGCATTTCGTACATTTCGCCAGCGATAGGGCCTTTGCCATCTATTGGCTGACCTAGTGTGTTTACAACACGGCCAACTATACCGTCACCTACTTTAATAGAGGCAATACGGTTTGTTCTTCTTACGGTGGCGCCTTCTTTGATCTCGCTGTAGTCGCCAAGCAATACGGCACCTACATTGTCCTCTTCCAGGTTCAGAACGAGTGCCTGCAGACCATTCTCAAACTCTAAAAGCTCACCAGACTGAGCCTTGGAAAGGCCATAGATACGAGCGACACCGTCACCCACTTGCAGTACAGTACCTACTTCTTCCAGTTCCGCTTCGGTACGGAAGTTAGATAGCTGTTCTCTTAATATGGCTGATACTTCGTCAGGTCTTACTTCTGCCATGATTATAGTTTATTAATGTATGGGTTGTCTTTAAATTGATTTCTCAGCTTGCGAAGGCTATTCCTCACAGAGCTGTCGATTTGTTTATCTCCTACACGCAGCACAAATCCTCCGATTAGCGACGGGTCTACACGCTCTATAAGCTCTATGCGCTTTCCCGTTTGAGCAACCAGCTTCTTGCCTAGCTCATCACGCAGGGCCGGTGTAAGCGGCGCTGCAGAAACTACTTCAGCAGTTTGTATTCCCTGAAGCGTACGATACTGTTCCTGGAATGAAGTAGCTACCGTCTCAAGTACAGCCTCACGGTTTTTGCGGGCAATCAGGTTAAAGAAAGCCAGCGTCAGCTCCTGTACTTTACCTTTAAATACACCGTTGATAATAGCCAGCTTCTTATCTGACTTTACAATCGGGTTCTGCAGCAGAAGCTTAAAATCACGGTTCTGAGAAACTACCTGTATGAACAGTTGCATATCTGCATTTACCTGGTCCACCAAGTTTTTCTCCTCAGCCAGTTCAATCAGCGACTTCGCGTATCTGGAAGCAACTCTAATATCTGACATAGTGCTTGTTTATAATGCAGCGGTCTTACCTTTAGGCACCCGCTCTTGTACTTTGTTAGTTAAGCGTTACTTCACGGATATAGTCCTGAGCCAGCGCCTGCTGAGCAGTTTTATCGCTAAGCTCTCTTCTCAGAATTTGCTCAGCAATCTCTAGCGACAGAGAAGCAGCCATGTTTTTCACTTCAGTGATAGCAGCACGCTTCTCGTTTTCGATTGACTCACGCGCCTGGGCAATCATGCGGGCACCTTCCTCATTCGCTTTCTGCTTAGAAGCCTCTACAATGCTATTAGCAGCCTCTGTAGCTTCTTTCAGAATTCTGTCACGCTCCAAACGAGCCTCGGCCAACAGTTTTTCGTTGTCAGCTTTCAGCGCCTGTATCTCCAGCTTCGCTTTTTCAGCGGCACTAAGAGCATTCTCGATAGAGGCCTCACGCTCATGAAGCGCGTTCATGATTGGCTTCCATGCAAACTTACCAAGCAAAAACAGAACGATCAGGAACGTTACCGTCTGCCAGAAAAGTAGACCTATACCAGGGGTTACTAATTCCATTGTTTATGAAGATTGAGTATTAAATTCTTTTTAAGCGACCACCCTGGCCACCTTTTAACTACAACTGAACTATGTTTAGACCTCATCGTCTGGGCCATACGCCCAGACGTGAGATCATGTAAGCATGTTAGCTTGTTACCTTTTGTTAAAAGTAATTAAGCAATAGCGATCAGAAGACACACTACTACACCGAACAGGGTTACACCCTCGATAAGTGCAGAAGAGATGATCATGGCAGTTTGGATTTTGCCACCAGCCTCAGGCTGACGAGCAATAGATTCCATAGCTGAACCACCGATACGACCGATACCAAGACCAGCGCCAAGGGCAACTAGACCTGCACCGATACCGGCACCCATGATACCAAGACCAGCGCCTTCAGAAACAGCTTGAAGCAGAATTGCTAACAACATAGTTATAGTTATATATAGTTAAAAAATAAAATTCTATTAATGGTGTTCATCCGCATGCTCATGCTCCTCAACTGCGCCGCCAAAATACATGGCAGACAGCAGGGTAAAGATATAAGCCTGCAACAGGGCCACGAACAACTCCAGGAAGTTCATGAAAGTAGCAAACGCCACACTAAGCGGACCAACCGCTATACTTTGGAAAATAAAGATCAAGCTAAACAGCGACAGGATGATGATGTGACCTGCTGTGATGTTGGCAAAAAGTCGAACCATCAGGGAAAACGGCTTTGTCAGGATACCGATTAATTCCACAGGGATCATGATCGGAGCAAGCCATGTTGGCACACCCGGAGTCGCAAATATGTGCTTCCAGTAGCTCTTGTTACCACTGAACACTGTTATCAACAATGTGATCAGGGCAAGCACCAGCGTCACAGCAATGTTCCCTGTCAGGTTAGCGCCGCCTGGCATCAAGCCCAGCAGGTTGTTAAACCAGATAAAGAAGAACACTGTAAGCAGGTACGGCATATAACGCTCGTACTTCGGCCCAATATTCGCCTTAGCAATCTCGTCGCGAATAAAGATGATGATTGGCTCAAAGAAAGACTGAATACCGCGAGGAGCAGCTTTTGGATTGTTTTTGTACCGACCTGCGATAACAAAGAAAATTATCAGCAGCAACGCCACACTAACAAACATAGAAGCCACGTTTTTAGTGATAGAAAAATCAAGTAGGCCTGCCTGATCAGCCAGCGGCTTACCTGCCTCATCTACTCGCATAATATGGCCATGCTCCAGCGCATAGCCATTATAAGGCACAGTCTCGTGGTTTTCGTCGTAGAAATTGTGAGAAGAGAACACCTTAAACTCACCATTGTCTACCAGTATAACGGGCAGGTAAACAACAGCCCCATCCGCAAAATGCCAGGTATAATCATCAGCAATGTGATGTGTGATCATATCTCCTGGCTGAAACTCACCGCCTTCCACAGGCGCATCAGCAAAAGCAGTCAGCGTAAGGAAGGAAAACAATAGAACGAATAACCTCTTCATTAAGAATGATTTAGAAGCAATATTTAACAGACAGAACCTACCGTTAATTCTGCCCTCTCAAATGCGGGCGCAAGTTAGCCAACAAACTGTAAATTTCAAACCCGGTAAACAGGAAATATAACGCGAAGAAGTTGAAAACGAACTGCAATCTCCCTTCTTTATAGAACCATACATACAGCGCCACCACACCTATACTTAATACTACCCTAAAACCCATCGAGGCAAAATAGTACACTTGAAAGTTCTCCGGGTCGTTCTTGTGTCCTAGCTGCGTTAGATAGTAGGTGAACCCGGTAATGAAGACAAAAAAAAGCAGCATGTGCCAGATATAGCTGTGCAGCAGCGTGTAACCAGTAAATTGCAGCATTGCCCCAATTATTATGCAGAGTATGGCTGTAAGTATAGCCAGGTTACGGGTAAACCTCATGTGCGTTACTTCTTATTTATAGATATGATTGTTAGAACCATGGTGGCGATGACAGCAACCAGTAGCAAGGCGATCGTAAACCAGGGCTTTTCGTTACCCATATAAGCATCCAGCTTCCGGCCTGCAAAGGCAGCCACCACTAGTGCCCCGATCATCTGGAATGCCATTCCCGAATACTTTACATAGGGTTTGATGCTCTCCTGCCTGCGCTGCTCGGGCTTTTGTTCTTTTTCTGGGGTATTTTCCATGTACTTCAGAAGTTTGCAAAGATACTCCTTTTTACGTGCATAACCGCCAAAGCTGTACATACCCCGCAAAGTACGCCTCGCCTGAAACCATTTAGATTTTTGTATAGTTCAATAGCAGGCCCCACAACAGCTATTTGCTTAACTATCCGATGATTATTGTATTTTTGTAGAAGGCCTATGGCCTGAACGAACTGTTATTAGTAACGCACCTGCCATCACGGACCTTTAGTCTATACTTTT is a genomic window containing:
- a CDS encoding inorganic diphosphatase; amino-acid sequence: MKMENMDNNNPWHSVSYGDMAPEVVTAIIEIPKGSKAKYELDKESGMLKLDRVLFSSVNYPANYGFIPQTYCDDKDPLDILVICSIDVQPMCLIDAKVIGVMQMIDNNEEDDKIIAVAYNDMSVRHINDISELPPHTLLEMRRFFEDYKKLENKEVIVEQFLGREHAYKIIQDSIELYNTTFGEPTKKERAL
- the pafA gene encoding alkaline phosphatase PafA, whose translation is MRYKELLKKVTRAKVMTASVLLMSACAGTTPNAPTASAESSAQTVQADPIQQRPKLIVGIVVDQMRYDYLYRYWSKYGNDGFRKMLSQGFNFKNAQYSYVPTYTGPGHASVYTGSVPALNGIIGNNWYERDQKKVVYCVEDKTVKTVGSTSDAGLMSPANLKTTTITDELRLATNKEAKVVGVALKDRGSILPAGHLANGAYWFDSESGNWITSTYYHEQLPQWAQEFNNRKLADQYLSQPWETLLPIEQYTESTADDMPWERALSGEQKPVFPHNLPAIRGKDFELIRSVPAGNTITKDFALAALRGEGLGKDDVTDFLAVSFSTPDYVGHSFGPNSIEAEDVFLRLDQEIAELISTIENEVGKGEVLFFLSADHGAAHVPAYMQSMKVPAGVATSHVVRDSIDAYLDKLYGKGDWVERYINQQVYLNRNLIDSKKLARAEVQQRVADYVLRFDGVMRAVPAATLQSSNWGTGMMARVESGFNAKRSGDVVLLLEPGWFEGYGSDPKGTTHGSQANYDTHVPLVWYGWNVKAGESEAEAAVSDIAATIAAWLYIQEPNGSVGKPLQVYMK
- the atpG gene encoding ATP synthase F1 subunit gamma; this encodes MASLKEVRSRITSVSSTQQITKAMKMVSAAKLRRAQDNILRMRPYAQRLSGILTNLSSMAEGAVENPYTEKRDVNRVLIIAVTSDRGLAGAFNSNIVKGVNALIADKYRSQYEAGNLTILTIGRKGFDAFRKRGYNVIGDYSNTFANLSFDTVRVAAERAMAGFVAGEFDQVEIVYNEFKNVATQILRQEQFLPIVEKPAEEVDAAALLIDYTFEPSKEQIIEELIPKSLKIQVYKAVLESNASEHGARMTAMDKATENAGELLKQLKLTYNRTRQAAITKEILEIVGGAEALAAE
- the atpA gene encoding F0F1 ATP synthase subunit alpha; its protein translation is MAEVRPDEVSAILREQLSNFRTEAELEEVGTVLQVGDGVARIYGLSKAQSGELLEFENGLQALVLNLEEDNVGAVLLGDYSEIKEGATVRRTNRIASIKVGDGIVGRVVNTLGQPIDGKGPIAGEMYEMPLERKAPGVIFRQPVNEPMQTGIKAIDSMIPIGRGQRELIIGDRQTGKTAVAIDTILNQREFYDRGEPVFCIYVAVGQKASTVAQVVKALQEGGAMDYTVVVAASAADPAPMQFFAPFTGAAIGEFFRDTGRPALVVYDDLSKQAVAYREVSLLLRRPPGREAYPGDVFYLHSRLLERAAKINASDEIAQNMNDLPESIRHLVKGGGSLTALPIIETQAGDVSAYIPTNVISITDGQIFLETNLFNAGIRPAINVGISVSRVGGSAQIKSMKKVAGTLKLDQAQFRELEAFAKFGSDLDAATKLTIERGRRNLEILKQAQFSPVPVEEQVATIYAATNGLLDSVPVNEVRNFEKDFLRTLRAQHANALNALRVGKLDDETTAVIKQVAKETASKYNK
- the atpH gene encoding ATP synthase F1 subunit delta, with amino-acid sequence MSDIRVASRYAKSLIELAEEKNLVDQVNADMQLFIQVVSQNRDFKLLLQNPIVKSDKKLAIINGVFKGKVQELTLAFFNLIARKNREAVLETVATSFQEQYRTLQGIQTAEVVSAAPLTPALRDELGKKLVAQTGKRIELIERVDPSLIGGFVLRVGDKQIDSSVRNSLRKLRNQFKDNPYINKL
- a CDS encoding F0F1 ATP synthase subunit B → MELVTPGIGLLFWQTVTFLIVLFLLGKFAWKPIMNALHEREASIENALSAAEKAKLEIQALKADNEKLLAEARLERDRILKEATEAANSIVEASKQKANEEGARMIAQARESIENEKRAAITEVKNMAASLSLEIAEQILRRELSDKTAQQALAQDYIREVTLN
- the atpE gene encoding ATP synthase F0 subunit C, producing MLLAILLQAVSEGAGLGIMGAGIGAGLVALGAGLGIGRIGGSAMESIARQPEAGGKIQTAMIISSALIEGVTLFGVVVCLLIAIA
- the atpB gene encoding F0F1 ATP synthase subunit A, with the protein product MKRLFVLLFSFLTLTAFADAPVEGGEFQPGDMITHHIADDYTWHFADGAVVYLPVILVDNGEFKVFSSHNFYDENHETVPYNGYALEHGHIMRVDEAGKPLADQAGLLDFSITKNVASMFVSVALLLIIFFVIAGRYKNNPKAAPRGIQSFFEPIIIFIRDEIAKANIGPKYERYMPYLLTVFFFIWFNNLLGLMPGGANLTGNIAVTLVLALITLLITVFSGNKSYWKHIFATPGVPTWLAPIMIPVELIGILTKPFSLMVRLFANITAGHIIILSLFSLIFIFQSIAVGPLSVAFATFMNFLELFVALLQAYIFTLLSAMYFGGAVEEHEHADEHH
- a CDS encoding AtpZ/AtpI family protein, translating into MENTPEKEQKPEQRRQESIKPYVKYSGMAFQMIGALVVAAFAGRKLDAYMGNEKPWFTIALLLVAVIATMVLTIISINKK